CGCTGAACTTCGTCGGTGACGGTCTGCGGGACGCCGCCGACCCGTACGAGTCATGAGGAGGCAGATCATCGAGCCGCTGCTGGAGATCGAGAAGCTCAGTACGCACTTCGAAACCGCCGACGGTCTGGTCAAGGCGGTCGACGACGTGACTCTGCGGGTCGAACCGGGGAAGACGCTGTGCATCGTCGGCGAATCCGGCTGTGGCAAGAGCGTCACCGCCCGCTCGATCCTCCGGCTGGTCGACCCACCCGGCCGAATCGTTGCCGGCCGCATCAACTTCCGCTCCCGCGAAGCTGAAGAAGCTGTTGATCTTGCCGCGCTGGATCCGCGCGGGCCGGAGTTGCGGCGGATCCGGGGCAAAGAGATCGGGATGGTGTTCCAGGAGCCGATGGTGGCGCTCAGCCCGGTGCACACGATCGGGCAGCAGCTGGTCGAGGTGCTCCGGCTGCACGAGCAGCTGGGCAAGAAGGAGGCCCGCGAACGCGCCATCGCCGAGCTGCGCGGTGTTGGGATCCCAAACCCCGAGCAGCGCATCGACGCGTACTCCTTCCAGCTCTCCGGCGGGATGCGGCAGCGCGCGATGATCGCGATGGCGCTTGCTTGCCGCCCGCAACTACTGATCGCGGACGAACCGACCACCGCCCTCGACGTCACCACCCAGGCCCAGATCCTGCGACTGCTGCGCAAGCTGCAGGAGGAGCGCGGGATGGCGATCCTGTTCATCACCCACGACCTCGGCGTGGTCGCCGAGCTGGCCGACCGGGTCGCGGTGATGTACCTCGGCAACGTGGTCGAGGAGTGCGACGTCGACTCCTTGTTCCACGATCCACGGCACCCGTACACGCGGGCGCTGCTGCGCTCCGTACCGCGGATCGAACGGCGGGCCCGGCGTCGATTGCCGACAATCCGCGGGCAGGTTCCGCATCCGCAGCAGCGGCCGAGCGGTTGCCCGTACCGGACGCGCTGCGATCACGTCGTCCTCGGCGAGTGTGATGTCGACAATCCTGACCTGGTCAGCGACGGGGAGCGCGAGGTCCGCTGCGTGCACTACCCGACCGCGGACAGCATCCGGGCCGGGCACGAACTGGAGCACGAGGAGGTGGCCGCCGATGCCGGCTGAGGAGATC
The genomic region above belongs to Kribbella solani and contains:
- a CDS encoding ABC transporter ATP-binding protein, with product MRRQIIEPLLEIEKLSTHFETADGLVKAVDDVTLRVEPGKTLCIVGESGCGKSVTARSILRLVDPPGRIVAGRINFRSREAEEAVDLAALDPRGPELRRIRGKEIGMVFQEPMVALSPVHTIGQQLVEVLRLHEQLGKKEARERAIAELRGVGIPNPEQRIDAYSFQLSGGMRQRAMIAMALACRPQLLIADEPTTALDVTTQAQILRLLRKLQEERGMAILFITHDLGVVAELADRVAVMYLGNVVEECDVDSLFHDPRHPYTRALLRSVPRIERRARRRLPTIRGQVPHPQQRPSGCPYRTRCDHVVLGECDVDNPDLVSDGEREVRCVHYPTADSIRAGHELEHEEVAADAG